The nucleotide window cggacgggattagttttatggggtgacatgaggtaaagtaataattaccagggaatttagtcccgtccggacgcggcATGTCattaaacataacggagtatgtccgTGAAATTTACAGCCACTTTTACCTTCAGTAAAATGGTCCGGGGAAAATACcgtaggtaatattaatcccgtgcgaacgcgaccctctgtaaagatgtctgtaatatttcatcacatcctgatttgaaaacaattccacccaCGTTTTCCAACATGGAGGCGCTTGACGAAGCAATAGAATTTGCGGGCCGTCAAAGCTCAAAAATAGGCTCGTTCAcaatgagctgcggctgacttaggctggctaaatacgtcaacgagagcttgagtCTTAGCGGGTGGGGCGAATATCAGACGCAGCTGGCCCCGGACAGTCCAGCTGAGCTGCCGTGTGCCTGAAGTTACTCGCGGGAGACctcgcgggattttgtattaaatacagtaaaacttttattcttactcattaaaatgagcatgatgactgacgaaataaattgatgtgatatgtttaaataaaccactgttgtcatacagttaacaggcctgcattgtagcacattaattaaatatcaagtgttttccgtgtgtactgtatctatttaaccaacagcataaaatagcagaatatcctcacgttttcagtaggctagcctaccgctgttccagaaatcataAATTGGGGTGGGTTTCAGCCTGTGCAGTCGCTGAAAAATTGACTGCGCTAAGGAAAGGCCGACACAGACGCCCGCGATATtttaaggacatgtgacatgatgtcatgGTGGTAACTCCCACTGCGTCTGgaagaagtcggacatgatttctaaccagtttgcatttcgtctgtcccagtatgcattgtgtttaacccagcatgcatcacatcaagtcagatctgcgcagatttccGAGAAGTCAAACGCGCCTAGTATCGCCAAGgcacatgtgatctcgtgaagtgctgtcccaatctgagcccatgtgacctcacacactcactcacttagcacctgacgTAAcatatcacgtgcacggcgacgaagatgtgacgacagaacgtaaacgtagttactcctcccatgtcaaataaaatgaccaatctgcCTTTTTATGGAAATAAATGGATATATTGGTATTAAACTGCTGTTTCCTGCCACCTCCTTCTCTCAACACCACCAATCCAGTGTCGCACCTCccacaatagacctctgaagttcgcctacaaaaaggatccaaagctgccatttttgcccatataaggagagccgggagttaattgaagctaactgcctatggcaagttgcattgcaagttagctctggggtagcaaagatcaaagtgtgccgtcttcaccttccggagatcacagtatccattagacggcagtggacaaaactgtgtagcgaaaaacgtctggaTTTCCAGTGTCATCATCCCCGggtgagtttaacaggtgcgataattgaaaatccccatgttattttcccatagaaaaaatctcaagataccggatctccttatttgggcaaagatggtagcttttttgtaggcgaacttcagaggtctatgtggGGTGGCCGCCTCGGCCCCAAATACAATCCATGTTTATAATTGACtaagttaggctactaaatgcAACTAGGATATAATTTAAACAGGCTGTTATGACAGAGATGACTCCCTGTACgaagtgtatgtgggtgtgagtCTGGGCAATTTTCTCTGcaaaacagagaaacagagttaTAAAGTCAGCTGAATGTCACAACATAGTCATAAAACACTGATAACATGAATGCAGTCATTCATTCTTTGTTTTTGGTAGTGATCATTGTCCATGTGTTCATTTACGAACCCTCCCCTAAGAATATAAATAAGGAAACGAAAGCAACATCCACTCAGACTTATTTGAAGAAAATGTCAAGGCTTTGGTCGACTACACTGCAGCTACTGCTGCTACTCGCCATACCGTTTATACTGGCCACCAGCAATGAGGAGGAAGTGCCACAGCACCAGGCTAATGTGATCAATACCCATTCATGCTATCCAGACATGTGTGCTATCCTAGCAGAACTCAGTTCCATACAGACCAGACTGGCATTAGCAGAGGCAGAGGTGCAGGAGCTGAAGAGGGACAACACAGGTAAGACTACCTCTTTAAGCACTAAGAGATGCTCAATACCTTGAATGAGGAGGGTTAGGCTGTGCTCATCTTGcctcttgtttgttttcaatCTGTATATACTCACTGTAACCCCAAACAGTCAATACACTGTCAGTACATCTGGACCAAAAATGTAAGTCAATGTAACTCAGTTGTTATGAACTAGGCCAATGTAATGAATTCTTTACCAGAAATTCTTAAATTATCGAACACGTTTGTTGACAATTGCCTTTAGTGATATTAGCTAAAATACTATTGCAACATTTGACATGGATTGTGATTGTGCTAAGCTTTGCTGGTAAGTAATCTGTTGTCAAGTCTGTTGGAAAAAAATAAGATAACTATTTTATATAaaactttcaaacacacacacacacacacacacacacacactttaacacttTGAGTACCATgctaaacagtggctagttttcatcaaaatccctgtttgttttctagaaatatgCCTGTAAAGTTTCCAGGAAGTGATCTAGCGAGACCTGGCTAGACTGCCACCTAGGGATATACCCATAAAAATGGCCTGGTTTTGACCTGATGTGCACGTGTCACTGATTCGACCCAAATTGGGATTGATCAgtatcaccgtcgggattctggagccgtttatgtgtttcacttagtggtgtaatggaaTGGTATGGCcgcgtggtggcgatctgaatagtttaggttcaaatatatgacaacctaggaagagcaatacaggcggaggtctgcgctctctgagtgcttttctagttttaaatGTAATATTGTGTTTTTGGCACTCAATGTGTAAAGTAAGGGGTAACGACCGCTGAAACATTGATAGCCACCTTTCCAGACAATCAGAAAAGAGTCTTCTCTCTGAGTgataatgacatacagtatttctttgTAGTTCAAGCACTAGAGATTCAAGCTCTGAAGCACCGGTCAAACTTCACAGAGGCTGAGCTGAGAGAACACAGCAGACTACTGGAGAAATTTGGCAGAGGTAGCGTACTGTTCAAGCATTTACCATGATGCGTTAGGGCTCTCTCCGTTTCTCACATGTATTTCTGTCTTTTCCAGGGAAGGTAGCGTTCTCTGCCTCCATTGGGGGTAGGGGGCACACAGGCCCATATAATGTAGAGACAACTCTAAAGTACAAGAATGTGTTCACTAACATAGGCAATTCCTATTACCCAGCCACAGGTAGGCCTTAGCTAAAATGAAATGTTTGTAAAAGTACATATTGAACATATGTCAACAATTTCTGCTGAGAAAcatgaataaatataactaaaTATGTACATGCAAGACTTAATTTTAGTGTACATGGAATTATAAGGAGGGTGATCTATGAATTAattattaatgtatttattttgttcTATATCTTTTATCTAGGAATATTTGTTGCTCCAATCACAGGAATTTACTATTTCCACTTCTGCTATCATGCTAGCCAACAGAATGGAGCAGCAATTGCCTTATACAAGAATAGCACATTGGTAGCCTCAGCCTCAAGTCACGATACGGACACCACTAGCCCTGAGAACGGATCGAATGGTGTTGCATTGCAGCTGGTGGAGGGGGATCAAGTCTATGTCAATCTACGAGCAAACACTTGGGTTTGGGATGGACCATACCATGATACTGTGTTCACAGGTTTTCTGGTCAACCATTTCTGATGCAAACAAATAGCTCACactatttcatttcattatttgAAAACACATATCTTGAGATGTTTGTCAACAAGAGTATGTTAGAAAATATCTTGCACAAAATGTAAAACTAAAAATTTTATGAACCACTGTAATTCAGAATGAGTCATACAACAATGTAATTAGCCCAGATAAATAAGCTGTAGTCTAAAAAACTATTTCTAGGCTGAATCAAATTAATAAAATGTCTCATGCATCATTGATGCAAGAGCGTTTCTTAGCCACTAAACTCGCTGCTTGTCGGCATCTGAATCTATGTGGTCAATCCATTCATTTCTGATTATCTGGGGTGAGACTGCACACCTCACTCACCTCCCTCATCTCCTCATAATAGCTTGgttaatagacctctgaagtttgcctacaaaaaagttACTTTTGCCcgaataaggagatccggtatcttgagattttttctatgggaaatcATCACAGCATCACAAAGTCCCCAGGTGTCCCAGGTGACTCAGGTGCAATCTCGGCCAGTGGTcatttccagatcccacccccatctctctcgccAACTCATTTTCTGTGACTCAACTGTCCTCTGCATGAAGGGATACCATCCTCCCATCTTGCATTATGAGGTCTTGTTGAAAAACATTTGTCAGGAACAACATCGCAAGTCCTTTTTGCAAATACAGtacactgaaaaaaagaaatagctgGATTTACTTGATTTTATCATTTGCATTGGTTGCACATGAatcaacttgcaaactactggcactactattgcttgttgtctatggcgactattttcagatgctgcgtacgatatcactgcgcctatggtacgtttgcaagttgccttgattattacgccagatgagagtgtagttccatgtcaaatcagcctagaaaaacgccaggtttcattttcagttggtcttattgcactttctaacttgagaggagacacgttttaaatgggaaaattaccagaaatcttagtcacttttaaacatgaagctagcaggcgagaagctaatggtctaatccgattcaatgatctatgctaggctgaagctaaaagttgtatcgccagactcacagaatggctggatgaacgggaacaaggtaaatatcgattgttttgctcgaggggaggtggaaaatgagcgtatttccaaaaatggcggaatatccctttaaaggcatatatatacacatttttttcccttcttttttaaAGCCAACTCAATAAAATACCTAGGCACGATAATGGCATTGTATAACATTGTGCTTAGGGAATTAGTTTGCAGTATGTTTTTATGAAGAAAAAAACTACAATCTTTGCTGAATTACCTTTTATGTAAATGATTGAAATCTTGGATGAATGATTTGTATTGATGAATGACTGTAAAGTGAAAGGTACTGAGCTGATTTAATAAAGTTTGAAAATGTTTTCCCCAAAGTCTTTGAGTActgtattttccggactatatgTCGCTCCAGAGTGTCAGTAAGTCTCATCAGTAAAAAATTGCCTCttgaaaagcaaacaaaacaacgcACTGTTGCACTGGACGCATTTAATTCGAAATTAATTTAACAAAATCCATGAtcaagaacagacagagactacattgaagaaaaagaatcaCTGGTTTCACATGATTTTATCATGTACAGTGGTTACACATGAATGTATGTGCCCAGAGTTTGATATTTAACATATTTGACTAAACATAACAGACGGCACAATACAGCTATTGTTTTTAGTTCACTGGTTAATTTTCAACTGGACTGGAATGAATGACATCATATTTATTATTTGTCTTTACTGGAATTGTGTTAATGAAGTGTCACGTGTAGTTCTTATTGCCTGTCTTATGTGCCGTAAAATGATTGACCTCATATCTCAATGCCAATAGGCACCTTATCAGACATCTCTTACCTGGCatccctatactgtatgtctgccaaTCCTCTGGAACCTGAGCACAGAAAGGAGAGGTAACCATGAGTCAGGCCCTCGAGTCTCTGTGTTAAGGTGACATGTTGATGTCTGATGTGTCTTTGAacttgtttgagtgttgtgagTCTCCAAGTAGCTTTGTGATTAGAACAGaattttaaagaagaatccgcacacttcaagtctttgtgcaaaatCTTCGCCtctgcctgatgaaggtctaacgaccgaaagcttgCACTAAGTTAAGTTTCAAATTTCTGGCAATATTTTCTGGTGAATTTATTTGTTTCCCATAAAGTTTGCTGCAAATCTGCCGCAAACATTTATCTTTTGTAAGGGTGAGTttgcggctgcagcagcagtgctCAATACAGACACATCTGAACATCTGACATTGGAGACTGGACAGAGAATGATAACAAGACTCAAAACTACAGTACCCAGACTGCACCAGGGGCCTTTCAGCTCAGCACCTGTGAGCTCCTGCCGAGAGAGCTGGGGGCCATGCAGGAGAAGATGGGAGCCATGG belongs to Sardina pilchardus chromosome 16, fSarPil1.1, whole genome shotgun sequence and includes:
- the LOC134060380 gene encoding complement C1q-like protein 3 translates to MCAILAELSSIQTRLALAEAEVQELKRDNTVQALEIQALKHRSNFTEAELREHSRLLEKFGRGKVAFSASIGGRGHTGPYNVETTLKYKNVFTNIGNSYYPATGIFVAPITGIYYFHFCYHASQQNGAAIALYKNSTLVASASSHDTDTTSPENGSNGVALQLVEGDQVYVNLRANTWVWDGPYHDTVFTGFLVNHF